The Isachenkonia alkalipeptolytica region GCGGTTTTGTATATTTCCTGATTCCCCTCTTTTGCCATGGCGATCACATAGGCCCCCCGGGCTTTAACCTCCTGGATTCCCGACAGCATCTTATCGTATAAATGGTCCTGGGTGGCCAGGGCCACCACTAAGGTGCCCTCTTCGATCAAGGCAATGGTTCCGTGCTTTAATTCACCTGCAGCAATGGACTCCGAGTGAATATAGGAGATTTCTTTTAACTTCAGGGAACCCTCCTTGGCCACGGCATCATCAATGCCCCGGCCGATATAAAAGGCGCTGGTACTGTTGAACTGCTCATCGGCTAAAAATTGAATGTCCTTTTTATATTGCAGCAGGGCCTCGGCTTTCTCGGGAAAGCCTTTTAATTCCTGGATCACCCGGTGATAAGCCTCCTCCTTTAAGGAGCCGTTTTTCAGTCCCAAATCCAGGGCAATGGTGTAAAAGGCTACCAGCTGGGTGATGTAGGCCTTGGTGGAGGCCACGGCAATTTCCGGCCCCGCCCAGGTATAATACACATCATCGGCTTCCCTGGAAATTCGGCTCCCCACCACATTGGTGATGGCCATGGTTCTTGCCCCTCTTGCCTTGGCTTCCCGAAGGGCGGCCAGAGTATCTGCGGTTTCCCCCGATTGACTGACGGCGATAAACAAGGTTTTATCGGTAACGAAGGGATCCCGGTATCGAAATTCCGAGGCCACGTCCACTTCCACGGGGATTTTGGCAAATTTCTCCAAGGCAAATTTTCCAATGAGGCCTGCATGGTAGGCCGTACCGCAGGCGACCACCATGACTTTGTCAAAGCCTTCAATATCCTTTTTGGTTAAATTGAACTCGTCGATTTCAATAAATCCTTCGTCGTTCAATCTAGGAGACAGGGTATCTTTAATGGCCTTGGGCTGTTCATGAATTTCCTTCATCATGAAATGCTCGTAGCCGTCTTTTTCCGCCGAAGCCACATCCCAGGTTACCCTGTAGGGTTCTTTGACCACCTCTTGGCCCAGCTCATTTAAAATCTCGATACTTTGTTCCGTCAGTATCGCCATTTCTCCATCATCTAAGAAATAAACCTCCCGGGTATGTTTTAACAGGGCGGGAATATCCGAGGCGATAAAGTTCTCCTCTTTGCCGATCCCCACCACTAAGGGACTGTCCTTACGTACCGCTACCAGTTTTTCCGGCTCGTTTTTGCTGATCACTCCGATGGCATAAGCCCCTTCCATTTTACCGGTGGCTCGCCGCACCGCCTGAATCAGGTCCCCTTCGTAAAAGTAATCCACCAAATGGGCAATCACTTCCGTATCGGTTTGAGTTTTAAAGACTTTTCCTTCTTCCGTCAACCATTCCGTAAGTTTCCCGTAATTCTCAATAATCCCGTTGTGCACCACGGCGATGTGACCGTCCGTGGTGGTATGGGGATGGGCGTTTAAATCGTTCGGTTCTCCATGGGTGGCCCACCGGGTATGGCCGATGCCTAAAGATCCCCCCATGGGGTTTTTCTCTAAATGGTCCTCCAGGATCTTTAGCCGTCCCTTATACTTTTGAACCCCGATTTCTCCGTCATTATAAATCGCCAGTCCCGCTGAGTCATATCCTCTATATTCTAATTTTTGCAGCCCCTCCACTAAAATAGACGAAGCCTGTTGATTTCCGATATATCCCACTATTCCACACATATGCTTTCTCCTTTATGCTTTTTCATCACCGCGACCTCTTTGTCCTCTGAATCACTTCAAAGTTTTAAAAGCCGGTTTCGGTCGTGATCAACCGCAGGGCATCCGCCGATGCTTCGATAAACCCTGATCCTCGTCAGCTTAACATTCCGTATGGATGTTAAGCCCTGGCGCTTTGGACAATGGTGCTTTGTTCAATAATCCTTAGCTCAATAATACTTGTTCAATCTAGATCAAAATCTCTATTTACTTTCATGCCCTTATCATGGCCTCACCTCCTTAACAGCTTAATAACCGGGGCTTCCTGC contains the following coding sequences:
- the glmS gene encoding glutamine--fructose-6-phosphate transaminase (isomerizing); translation: MCGIVGYIGNQQASSILVEGLQKLEYRGYDSAGLAIYNDGEIGVQKYKGRLKILEDHLEKNPMGGSLGIGHTRWATHGEPNDLNAHPHTTTDGHIAVVHNGIIENYGKLTEWLTEEGKVFKTQTDTEVIAHLVDYFYEGDLIQAVRRATGKMEGAYAIGVISKNEPEKLVAVRKDSPLVVGIGKEENFIASDIPALLKHTREVYFLDDGEMAILTEQSIEILNELGQEVVKEPYRVTWDVASAEKDGYEHFMMKEIHEQPKAIKDTLSPRLNDEGFIEIDEFNLTKKDIEGFDKVMVVACGTAYHAGLIGKFALEKFAKIPVEVDVASEFRYRDPFVTDKTLFIAVSQSGETADTLAALREAKARGARTMAITNVVGSRISREADDVYYTWAGPEIAVASTKAYITQLVAFYTIALDLGLKNGSLKEEAYHRVIQELKGFPEKAEALLQYKKDIQFLADEQFNSTSAFYIGRGIDDAVAKEGSLKLKEISYIHSESIAAGELKHGTIALIEEGTLVVALATQDHLYDKMLSGIQEVKARGAYVIAMAKEGNQEIYKTANAVITIPDTFDELTPILSVIPLQLLSYYIAVARGCDVDKPKNLAKSVTVE